In Verrucomicrobiota bacterium, the genomic window GACGCTTCCGTGTGATCGATGGCGCCCTCTGCCAGCGCCATGTGGGCGAGGCTGCGAATCTCGTCGCGGCTCAACCGTGGGACAGCCTGCTTTCGACCTGACAAGAGTAAGGAGATCCAGTTGCACGCCGCTACGACTGGCCTCAGGATGATAATCATCCCCTGAATAGTCCCCGCAGCGAACGGGGCAAGTCTCTTGGCATGTACCGCCCCAAGGGTTTTGGGGATAATCTCTGAGAAAACCAGGATGAGCAGAGTCACGACAACGCTGACCACGCCAACCCAAGCGTCACTCCATATGATCGCCGCTTCCGCGCCAACGCCGGCGGCCCCCAATGTATGCGCGAATGTGTTCAGCGTGAGAATTGCGGCTAGTGGCTGGTCAATATCCTCTTTCATGCGCTGCAGCCGCTTCCCCGAGGCATTGTTCTGCTCAACCATGACCGCAACATGTGAACGCGGAACACTGAGCAGCACAGCTTCCATGAGTGAGCAAAGAAAGGATATGACGAGCGCGAGCAGCAAATACATCATCAGTAGGATCATGCGCGAGGCCCTCTTGCTGATGTGATAGGTTCGGACCGCAATCTGCGTGCGTCGGCTCCCGTTTTCTCTTTCTCCTGCTTCATCGCGCCGGCCTCGATGCCCGTGATGTGGACGAAAACCTCCTCGAGCGAAGGGCGAATCTTGCGCGCCTCGGACACCTCCGCGCCATGGTCCTCCAGGAATCGCACTACTGGGCCGACCCGAACGGGTGAGAAGGACTCCAGACGGATGGCGCTGTCGGAAGTCGCCTTGCACTGCAGATGCGGGAACTCGGCCACGATCGCCTCGCACAGCCTGGCCGCGCCGTCGGGAACGGTGAACTGCATGACATGACGGCCTTCCGTTTGCCGCATGAGGTCCTCGACGGTGTCGGTGCGGACAATCCGGCCCTTGACGATGAAGGCGATGCGCCCGCACAGCCGCTCGGCTTCCTCGATGTAGTGCGTGGTCAGGAAGATCGTTGTCGCGCCGGCGTTCAGGTCAGCGATCAGTTGCCGGATCTGGCGCGCGCTGGCGACATCTATGCCGGTGGTCGGCTCGTCGAGGAACAGGATGGCCGGCGCGTGGATGATGCCCGCCGCGATGGTGAGCTTGCGCTTCATGCCCCTGGAGTAGCCGGCGAATTTCCGGCCGGCCGCGTCGGCCAGGCCGAAGCGGTCGAGCAACTCGCGCGCCCGCGCTTCGCGCTCGCGCTTGCCCATGCCGTATAGCGAGCCGCAGAAGCAGAGGTTCGCGAAGCCCGACAGCTCGGGATACAGGTTGCTCTCGTCGGGCACAACGCCCATGAGGTGCTGGGCGGCTTTGGGGTTCTTCGAGCAGTCGATGCCCGCAATGCGAATCGTGCCGGCATCCGGCCGCGCCAGACCGGTGAGCATGTTGATCGTCGTGGTCTTGCCCGCGCCGTTTGGGCCGAGGAAGCCGAACAGCTCTCCCTCGCGCACGCCGAAATCGACGCCCGCAACGGCCCGCACCTCGCCGAAGCGCTTGGCGAGACCGTGTACGTCAATGGCAAGACGGCCCTCATCCATCATACGGTGATGACCTTATCGGAATCGCGTACGAGCTCGTACTGATCCTTGAGCGTCGACAGCGGACAGACCTCCGAGCCCTCCGAGTTGCGCAGCTTCAGGCAGGCTCCGCATGCGAGGAACTCGCCGCCGGCGTCGAGGACTTTCTGCGCCTGGTCCTTGACGTTGAACTTGGAGTCCTGGATCCTGTCTATCTCAACGCCTTTGCCGGAAAGGAAGACGCGCACTTGGTCGCCCTGTTCCAGGCTGTAGAGCGCCAGACGCAACGCGTTGAAGACAGTCTCCGGATCGGTCTGCGTGATGATCATGCCGAGCTTCATTTAGCTTGTTCCTTCTGAATGCCGGTTGGTGTGTGGATGGATCCTGGTATCGCCGTGGTACCTGCCGATGTGTTCGGGCGCGCAATCCTCGGGCATACGCTTCGGGTTGTCCGGCTTACGACAGCGCTGCTTCCTTTCATGGCAGCAGGTTATCTCGATGCCTCTTGCGTGTTCGGGCAGGTCGCCCGCATGCGGTTTATCATCGTATCCTCCACCTTACGCCGCCCTGCAACGGTTCTGCCGTTGCAGCATAAGACTGATCACCACGACCTGGGCGACGGCGATGGCCTCGAAGGTGAAGAAGGCGATCAGGTGCCCGTGAACAACGCCGTCCCAGCCGAGGACGCTGAACATGACGACAGGCGTGAGCGGGATCATGATCGCCGGCACGACAAGGGCCGCAACGTACAGCGGCTTCGAACTGCGCAGCACGGCCGGTGTCAGGAACGCCAACGCCAGCGCGCCGCAGATCGTCTCGGACACAATCGCTCTCGGCGCGCAGACAAGGTCGAGACGCAGGTAGACGAACATCACCAGCGGGGCCGCCAGCGCGATCGCCAGGTAGATCAGGTAGGGGTTCGTATTCGAGCTTGGCCTCATTGGCAGCACCCGGAGCCGGATGCTCCACAGCAGCCGTGCTGATCGTCCTTGCGCTTGACGGGCCCGCACGGGTGGCCTTCAACGTCGCCGTGGCACTCCTTGATCTGCTCGGGCGAGCATTTTCCCGCCTTGTTCGTTTTCTTGTCGGGTCGCGTGCAGCCTTCGTTCTTTCCGCACATGTCTGTTTCTCCCTCGTTCCGAGTGTGTGTTATTCACCTGCGGTGTCGAACAGCTTGGCGATGGAGCCGGCGTACCGACCCAGCGCGTCGCGGTTGACCGTGTAGTGTATCCAGTAACCGTGCTTTTCGGCCTCGACAAGACCGGCCTCCTTGAGGATGCGCAGATGCTGCGAGACAGCGGACTGGGTGATCTTGAGCTTGGCCGTGATGGCGTTGACGCACAGGGAGCGGTCTTTGAGGAGCCGGAAGATCTTGAGCCTCGGCTCGGACGACAACGCTTTGAGAACCTTGACCAAGGCCGCCATCGGATCGCACTCCATTAGTATGTTAGACCTTACTAATACATCTCGACCCAGCCGTCAAGGTTTTTTCCGTGGTTTTCCGCGCGGCGGGACACACGAAGGCCCAACACCCGGAGACTCAGACACCCCACAAATGGATGCAGCCGGGCAGGCCGAAGCCCGCCTGGCCAGGTGATAGCACCTCATCGCCACACGAGAAAGCGCCGATGTGACATGGACCCGCTCTGCGGAAGACTCACCGAGGCTCGGTCATCAGGGGATGGCTCGGCGAGACACACCGGACTCGCTTGTCCATAGCGGTCTGCTGAAGTCATACTCCCGTTCCATGCACGAGAACCCGCTGTTCGCATACAAGCTCTTCGCCGCCGCATTGGAATCGCTTGTACTCGCCATGACCCACTTCGCTCCGCGTTCCCGAAGACGGCACAGGCACTCGTGTATGAGCGCCCTGCCGATGCCCTTGCGTCGGAAGGCAGGCAATACCGCGAGGGGTTCGATCTCGGCCGACCGATTCTTCTGATCAAACCAACATAGAGCAAGGCCGGCAAGCTCACCACCGGGGGCGACGGCAACCAGATCGAGTTCTTGGCTATAAAGAGGGAACTGCCGCAACCGCCTGTAGGCCTCTCCAGTGTATGCCGCGTTGAGTGTGTGTTGATGTCGTCCCACGCGCGCGTTGACATCCTTCCCGTCCGCGCGGCGGATCGAGAAGCCCTCTGGCAAAGGCGGTGCAGGCAGCGGATCTCCAAGCGCACGCACCATTTGGACATAGACCCCGACATCACGGCTGAACCCCAGAGCCTCGAGGTCAGCGACGCGAGAAGACTCCAGGCCATAGGTGCTCGTGAGCAGAGTGTCCTGAGCCCCTTCCTTCGCGCGGCCTTGCAGCTCGCCTATGGTCCACAGCCACATCTTGCGCTCGAGACCGCACATCTCAGGGTCGACCTGCAGGTCGACAGCGTAGCCTGCATTGAAGCGGTAGATCATGGCCAGTCCAACCACCGCACCATCATGACGTTCCCACAGTATGATGTTCTCTTGAGCAACAAATGCCGGGTCCCTTAGCATTCGCCACGCCAGATCCCCAACATGGTACCCCACGGGGCGAACTCGTTGGAGACCCACGCGCTGCACCAACTGAACCATCAGCGGTAGGTCCTCGCAGCCCCTGTACATCCGGGGTGTCGCAGTCATCGGAGTCCCTGACTAGGTGTAGACGCCGGTTCAGATCATATCGCTGGGCACCCAGGGACCGCAGCGTCCGGAGCCCGTGCAGTCAGGCAGAAAAGGAGGTCTTCTGCTTCTTCTTCGAGGAGGGTGGACACGGCCCTTTCCACAGGCCAGGCGGCGCCCCTCAGCGCCGGGAACGGGATCGCACGACAGCTGCACCGTGTCAAGGGTTTCCTGTCAGCCCGAATCGACGGACAGAAGACCACGGTCGATTGGAAGGCAGTCATCCGATGGGTGCCCGAAGCAGCACGGGCGTCCCGCCGTGTCTCCCCGGCACGGCTGCGACGAAAACGGGCAAGATGCCCGTGCCACAATGCTCATGCGCCGACTTGGCTGTCACACAACGAGGGCGGGCCGGAGCCCGCCCTCGCATGCGTGGTGACGATGTGGCCGTTTATCTCGATCCGGCAAGTGCCTTCTCCATCGCGTCAGCCGCCGCGATCAAGACGTCCTGAACGGGACGTAGAATGCCATCGGCGTGCTGAATCTGTTTCTGGAGATCGCCCATCATGGCGTGATAGCCGACTCCCCTGTCCCACGTCGTGAACGGGCGGAGGAGGCGCTCGATGGTGTCGTAGCTGCCGGCGGCGGCGTGGAGGTGGGCCGCTCTCTCGGGCGGCAGATCGGACGCCCAGCGCCGGAGCGCGCTGGACGCGGCAGCGGCGCCCTCACAGACGCTGGTGGCGCTGTCGCGGGCGCAGCTCCACCCGCGCGCACGGTCCGGGTTGGGGGCTGACTCGACGCACGCCGCACAGAACGGGACATGGTGCATCTTGTCGATCCAGGCATCGACGCCGGCCGCGCCGTAGACCATCCGGTCGCTCGACTCGAAGGGCGGGCGATCACCCCGAATGCGGTGGACGGCCCGCTCGATGGCCGCCCGCGCGGCCTCGGTGTCGCTGAGCTCCACCTCGTTCGGTGACAGCGCCCAGCAGCGCTCCGTCTCGACGAGGACGTTGTCGCGCCGGCCGTTGAGCGTGGCGCCGAGGATCAGGCCATCAGCACGGGCTTCCTCGACGATTCCCGGCCACATCCACGACACGAACGGGCCGCCCTCGGGTGAAGCCCAGGCGTACTCGACGATGACGACGCATCCCCGTTCCATGGCGTCGCGGAAGATGTCGGCGCATCCAGTGAGGTGCTTCTCCCTGAACCGCTGCGGCTCGTCTACGGGACTGACATCGGTCGACGGCAACTCCAGCTCCTCACAGTGCACGCCGAAGCGCCCGGCGAGGATATCAAGCCCGTGTGCCCGCCCACGCTGATGCCAGAAGGAGGGACACAGCTCCGGCAGGAAGAAGGCGGGCGCGAAGGGATTGGTCGACAGTGCAACCACCTCATCGTACGGCGCGTCTCGACCGAGTCGCTTCGCGGCGGCCGCGAAAATGAGCGAGAACGCGTCGTCCGAGTGGCCGTTGCCGACGAGCGCGGTCTCCACGTTTCGCTTCGACGCGGCCGCGTCGCCCGCGACGGACTCGACTTGCTGCTTCAGCGCCTCCCAGTTCCTGAAGCCGTACTCCATCGCGAGAGCGAACTGCACCTCCTTGAGGGTGAACGGCGCGGCGAGGACCTCCTCGTTGGTCGCGTTCGCGAAGCGGTGGAGTCGGCGCAGCGTGCTGCAGACCAAAGGATCTCGGTCTCTGTGGCCTTTGAGGAGCCGCTTCGCCTGCTTCTTGAGGTGCTCGAGGTTGGGACGTTCGGGCAGCGGGGAAACCATGATCCACCTTCCTTTCCGTTCGCGCCCGGGGCCTGCACTCTCGGGCAGAAAAGAAGGTTTCTTTCGTCTGCTCTTGAAGGTGGGTTGAACCCTTGCCGCAGGCCGGGCGGCGTCCCTCAACGCCACAAAGATAATGGCACATGCTCGTGCCGTGGTCAAGGCGTTTTGTCACGTACTAGGGCTACACGGCGAACACGTCGTCGGCAGCGTCGAGATGCGAGGCGAGGGCGAGGGCTGTGATCGGGTTGGCGGCGAAGGGCGGAAGGCCGAGACGCTCGATGACGTCGGCCGTGCGCCGGGTGAGATCGAGGTCGGGCGCGGCGGCTTGGCTGGCGCGGACGGCGCGGTGGACCTTGCCGACGTAGGCAGTGGCGGCGTTGACACGCTCGGCGATCCGGTCGCGCGTGATGGGCGCGTCGTCGAGCGAGGAGAGCAGCAGGTCAACGCCCACGAAGCGGCGGAGGCGCTGGAGGGAGCGGACGGTGTCGGCGGCGTCGGTGTAGGTGGGCATCGAGCCGGACTCGACGAGGGCGTCGCCCGTGATGAGCACGCGGCCGGCCTCGTGCAGCAGGGCGATGTGGCCGGGCGAGTGGCCGGGGGTGTGGATGACGCGCAGGGTCTGGCCGGCGCCGAGGTCGATGCGCGCGCCATCGTCGAGCACGTCGTCGACGGGCACGCCGCCCTCGACGAGCTCGTGGAAGCCGGGCACGGGGCGCCGGCGAGCCTGGAGCTCGACGTCCTCGATCCACGGCTGGTCGGCGGCGTGGGCCGCGAACCGGCATCCGGTCGCCGCGCGCATGGACTGCGCCGAGCCGATGTGGTCCGGGTGCGCGTGCGTGAACGCGCAGACGGCTACCTCGTCCGGCCGCCGGCCGATCCGGGCAAGAAACTCCCCTACCCGCGCCCACGAGCCGGCCACCCCGGCATCGACGATGCCGACACGGTCGCCGAGCACGACGTAGATCCACGTGAAGCGCTCGAGCCAACGGCCACCCGGCAGCGGGATCGAAAACGGTACGCGGATGGCGTGGATGTGATCGGTGATCTCCATCGTGACCTCAGTGACCGTCCTTGCCGGGCCATCTTTGCACAGTCGGGGCGCCGATGAAAGCATTGACACAGCCTGGGGGCGCTGCTATAAGCGCCTCGTCCTCCATGGAGTGCCTGCCCCACGGCGACCGGCATGGTTGGCGGCGTGGAGGTTGGCAGGCGCGTTGCTTGGCAAAGAGGCCGGACGTGGACATCAACATCGAACTGACAGACAGCAACGGCCTGGTCGAGGCCCTGTGCCCGCAGCTTGGCCTGGTTGCGCGCGCGTCGAGCCTGGAGGAGGCGCTCCAGCGCATCTCGCGGCTTGTCGTCTACGTCACGAGCAGCCTCGACGAGATGCCCTTGACCATCGGCGAGGACCAGGAAGGATCCGAGCGGCTGACCGGCAGGTCGGCCGACCGCAACTTCTACCTGCCCCGCCATCCGAAGGTACATTAGCGCGCCACGCGCGCGAGACGATCACGGTTCCGCGGTAGCTCAGTTGGTAGAGGTCCGCGCAAGGCGCGGCTCGCCCCTGGCGGGATTAATCACGCCTTCGGCGTGACCTCCGGCCTCGGCGCGGCGGGACTGCAGACAGGTAGTGGAAATCGGTTCCGCGGTAGCTCAGTTGGTAGAGCGGGTGGCTGTTAACCACTTGGTCGCAGGTTCGAGTCCTGCCCGCGGAGCCACTTTCTTCTGGCGAGGCGAAGAGGTAGCTCAGTTGGTCGAGTCCCGCCGGAGGCGGTCCCGCCCCAGGCGGGATTGGTTACGCTTCCAGCGTGATTCGAGTCCTGCCCGCGGAGCCAGTCTTTTTTCGCCTCCCCGAGGGAAAGACAGCCCATGGCGTTCTGGACTTACATCCTCCAGAGCGAGTCGACGGGCCGGTTCTACTGCGGGTCCAGCGACGACGTGGAACGACGCGTCCGCCAGCATAACGACCCCGAGTACCACGGCTCCAAGACCACGAAGCGTTTCCAGGGCCCCTGGCGTCTTGTCTGGCACCAGGAGCACGCGTCGCGATCAGAGGCCATGCAGCAGGAACGCCGCATCAAGAAGCGCGGCATCCGACGCTTCCTCGATGACGCGGAGCGGTAGCTCAGTTGGCGGAGTCCCGCCTGCGGCGGTCCCGCCCCAGGCGGGATTGGTCACGCTTCCAGCGTGATTCGAGTCCTGCCCGCGGAGCCAGATTGGCGTTCGCGAGCTTCCGCGATTCCGGGTCGGCGCAAGGCCCCGCAGGGCACCTCTCCTCGGGGACCCACAGTTCAAGGCGGAGTCACGACCAGGTGCGCCGATGAGCGCGCTCACCAGAATCGCGGCGTCGAGGAAACACAGATAAGACTTGCATGAGGTCACATTGCGCCCTATCCTGCACCTGTACGAGTCCTGATGGCAAAGGGCTTGAGCAGGGACGAGGCTTGCCGCAGCCTAGGCAGCTGCGCCGTGCCACGTCGACAGGAGACTGCATGAGATTACTCTTCCATGAGTCGGACGCGGGAGCCAGTTGGGAACGATGGCCGCCACCGCATGTCCCCGATGTTGCGTTCCCCAACTCCGTTCCGGGGCTTCCCAGATCGAACCACGGCGCCAAGCGATGAACCTGCGTTAGTACGGGAGGAGTCTGGCCATGAGCAGAAGGTACATGGTTGCAGCAGCAGTGATCGTCCTCGTTACTGTCCTCGTTGTTGTCCTTGCCCTGCTGAACAGGGGGAAGCAACCCGAGCCTGGTATCCTGAAGGTCGGCGTCGTTTTACCGCTGACGGGGCCGGCGGCTGACCAAGGCAAGGATATTCTCTCGGGCATCGAGATGGCCAGAGATGAGATCAACGGGTCGCGCAAGAACGACGACCCCAAGGTAGAGCTCATCATCGAAGACAGCATGGCTTCGCCGAAGGGTGGCGTCTCGGCCCTTGAGAAGCTGATTCAGACGGAGCGCCCGCCGGCTGTGATCGGCCCGATCGCCAGCTCCGTCATGCTGGCGATGATCCCCGTCGCCGAGCGTGAGAAGGTGGTTCTGCTCTCGCCGGCTGCGTCGAGTCCCCAGATCTCCAACGCAGGTCGCTACATCTTCCGGATCTCGCTTCTGGCGCCTCCTCAAGCGAGAGCTCTGGCCAAGTTCGCCAAGGACGAACTTAGCGCCGAGCGAGCCGCCGTGCTGTACGTCAACGACGACTCGGGGATTTCGTACAGGGACGCCTTCCGCGATGCGTTCGCTGCCCAGGGTGGTACAGTGGTCTTTGAGGACTCGTACGAAAAAACCGGGACGGACTTCCGAACCCAGTTGACCAAACTGAAAGCGGCGAACGCCGAGATCACATTCGTCCCTGGCATCCCGCAGACGGTCGGGCTGATCCTGAAGCAGGCCAGGGAACTCGGCGTCGACACCCAGTTCCTGGGGAACTACGGAACCGAGGGGGAAAGCCTTCTCACGTTGGCCGGGAACGCGGCCGAGGGCTTCATATACACCTCCATCCCTGTGTCCGACGAGTTCGTCAAGTCTTTCGACGCGAAGTTCGGCCGTCATCCCACGATAGGTGCTCCGCTAGGCTACGACGCGCTACAGGTTGTTGCGCATGTCGCCAAGGCCCACGGAACATCGTCAGAGGCGATCAGAAAGGGGCTATCAGAGCTCAGGGACTACGACGGCGCCACCGGACTGACAACCATTCTTCCGTCAGGGGATGCTGAGAAGGAGGTGACCTTGAAGGCCGTGAGTAATGGAGCCTTCACTGGTTACAGAGTAGGTCAGCAGTGAAGCCCGGTGAGACTCGAAGGATGTCCACTGAGGGAGAAGAGGTCGGCTGCGCGACGCAGGTGGCACGCCCTTCTGATAGTCAGTTCCGTGCCGAGTTCACCAGCAGCTTCGAGGCCCTAAAGTGCTACCTTCGCACCGAGTGGAGGAGCAACCTCACGGTGCGCAGATACGAAGTGGAAGTTGCCAAGGTCTTACGCGAGGTTCTGCACGCGGTCGAGGGACACCTCGCGTCATGCAACCCGCGTTTCCGGCTTGGTAGAGCTATCGCTTACCTCAACTCGCCGGTCATCAAAGCCCGCATACGCATACCGCTGTTCGGAGGCACTGCGACAGGCGATCGTCTTGAACAGACTGATCGCGACGGGAAAGACCGCAATGTGTGGTCGCGTAAGGCCCGTGAAGGGAATGAACGGAGCCTGATGTTCTTTCGGCCTGACGAGCCGACTCACCTTCTGACGGAACACACGTGGCGACTCAGGCCTGATCGTTCCTGGGGGAAAGGACATGCGCTTTGCGTCTTTCAGTTTCGCGATGACCAATGGACGTTCATCGAGCACGCTGAGGATCGAGTCTTCTCTGTCCACGCCGGCGCATCTCGTGGAGTCTGTAAGACCCTGCAAGATGGCACGGGTAAGAGTGCACAGGAAGCTCGCGCGCAAGCCGTCGCGGAGTACCTGGGGTATTCCTCGAGCGATGCCCTGTGGTTGAAGCTAGCTGGTGATCTTAATAGCAGATGCAGATTCCTTGTAGCCAACAACGCGGCCAGCCCTGATGTTCCCATTGTTGAATACACGAAGGAGCACGCGAGAAAGCTGTTCATGAGACCTCTCCAGCTCCTCCATAAACTGCAGCTGGAGGGGTCCCCTGGGGCGAATATATTCTACCTCTCTGACGTCTGCCAGACAGAATTCATGGGCGGCATAGACGCCGAGATTGTCCCCTCGCCCGCCGTCAACGGCGACAAAGAGCACACGGAGATCGCCAAGGATCTCACTGCGTTCTTGGAGGAGATACAGTGGGTGGTGAGCCAGTATGTCTTGCACCTTGTATCCGCGGCGGAGCGTGGTCATCAAGTGGAGGGTGACGTGTATGCGGAGGCTTACTTCGGGCGTTGGCCCAAGGGTGAGCCTGGCGCCGATTACCACGGACTGAGAGACATGCTGTCGCTGTTTGAGCAAATGCAAAAGGGGATTGGCGGAAACAACGCGTTTGCTCGAGAGGCGATTGAAGTAGTGGGAAACCACCTCAGGCTGGCTGGAGGAACCATTGGCGAGTATTGGCGGGGCTACGACCGCTGGGCGTTCGAGGTAGCATGCACAGTCGCGCGCCTTTTTCACTGCTTGCTGCCGAGGCTTTTCCCCGGAGGGGACGGCGGCACAACTATCACCGATATCGTCCAAGGCAGCAGTGGACGCCTCCGGACCCTCGACAGCCTGCTCGCCGAACAGCCTTTTCTTGTCAGGCAGCTGTTCCGCGGACTGAGTGCAGAGGACGAGTTATTTGCGCTTCCCCTCTACCGGGAGCACTTCGTGCACTCATTCCATGTGTTCATGCTTGGCTTGGTATTCCTATATTGGCGACCGCAGGAGGTTTTCCCGGGCGAATCTCTAGCAGCGATGGGACGAGGCCAAGCAGATGTGCTTGTGCGGCGCTGGTTTCTGGTTTCGATGTGGCACGACATCGCTTACTCGCTCGAGAAGGGGCGAGAGCTGGCGGAGAGGCACATCCACAGGCTTCTCGGCAAGGAAAGAGTTAGGCGGTTCCGCGGGCTACTCCCGTCCATGCCAAGCCTTGGTCACCTCTTTCAGGTTGAGCAGCTCATTGAGACACTCGAAGACGCGACAAGCTCCCCTCTCGATGCGAATGAATCAAAACGCAATCCTCCAATGTTTGCCATGCACAACGAGCTCCGCGCAGCGGGGATTCGCATCAGAGATGTTGTCTCGGCTGTAGCCTTCGACCGAGCAGACCACGGTATCTGGTCTGCACTCCTTCTGGCCCATGCGCTGACGTGCCCGTGCCATCAACTCTCAGACCGGTCAGCTTGGGATCTGATCGGACGAGACCTTGGCGGAGATGGTGGTCGCGCCAATCAGATGACAGGGCTGGGAGTGCTGGCCTTGGCAAAGGCAGTCATGCCACATCATGTATACTCGTGGGACTGGCCGTCCATGCTGGAAACCTTCTACTCATGTCCGGAAGCCGGCGTCAGAGGTCAGTTCCCCGAAGCCACAATCACGGGCGCGAACCATCCATTGGAAAGTCAGTTCCGTACCGCGCACCTCAGCGTCATGGACAATGAGCTTGGATACTTGCTGGTGTTGACAGATGTTCTGGGGCAGCTTGGGCGCGAGGCGTCAGAGAAGGCAAGTGACGTGCCCAGCGCTCTCAACATAAAGCTTATTCGGTTCCTCGTGTCGGGTGACCCGCCTCACGTGACAGCAGTCTTCCACTATGGGGGAAGAAAGGATGGGGGTCTCGATCCAAACAAGATGTTGAAGTACTACGGGCTTCCCGCTCTGTACCTGGGTCTGGATATGGCCAAGGATACCTTGGAGGGTGAAATACGCGGGGACGAGTTGTGGTTGTCGGACGGATCGGGGAGCACGGCGCGTCCCCTGAAGCCTGGACGGCTGTACATTGCCGTTGTCACTGATCGGGACATGCCCCGTTTGCAGATTAAGGTTCGAGTCTGCACGTTAAAATCGTGAGGAGCCTCGGAGAAAATGGATGTACGGGCCGTTCTTTTTGTGGAGCCCCTCGGACAATTGACACAACCAAGCGGATACATGCGGACGTGTTACCTTGAACCGATCACTCTGGAGTGCCTAGCGGCAGCCGCGGAGGAGGCCGGCTTTGAGGCGCAAGTGGTGTCCGGCTGCGTGACGGAGGAGGATATCAGGGCAGCTGTGCGGAAAGGGAAGCCGCGGGTTGCCGGGTTCAGTGTTCATACGTATGTGTATGATACAGCTCTGCTGTTGGCGAAGGTAGCCAGGGAGACAGCGCACTCGCTTGGCTACCACCTCGTAACCGTGTTTGGTGGATGCCATCCGTCTGCCTTGCCAGGGGAAGTCGCTTCTCAGCCCTCGGTTGACTTCGTCGTCGTGGGCGAGGGCGAGCGAACGCTTCAGGAACTGCTGAGCGTTGTCGCTGATGGTGGCGATGCGCACAATGTCCGCGGTCTGTGGTTTAGCGAGAACGGTCAACTCGTGTTCACCGGCCGTCGCGAAAGGGTCTGTTGCCTCGATGATCTCCCGTGGCCCAAACGATTCCCGAGATTCCTGAACAGAGCGAAGCAGTATCAGATTGCCTATCCACCTCCCGGGCGCCAAGTTCGGATCGCGCAGGTCATGTACTCGCGAGGGTGCCCCTTTTCGTGCATGTTCTGTTCTTCCGAGAGCACCT contains:
- a CDS encoding DUF21 domain-containing protein, whose product is MILLMMYLLLALVISFLCSLMEAVLLSVPRSHVAVMVEQNNASGKRLQRMKEDIDQPLAAILTLNTFAHTLGAAGVGAEAAIIWSDAWVGVVSVVVTLLILVFSEIIPKTLGAVHAKRLAPFAAGTIQGMIIILRPVVAACNWISLLLSGRKQAVPRLSRDEIRSLAHMALAEGAIDHTEASLLRNLIAFREVTVEDIMTPRTVVFALRADQTVGEITRGGPPRFSRIPIVGTSLDDPKGVVHRLDLFRAHCEGKTEATLGELARPLHAVPELATLPAILKEFVHRREHLFLAVDEYGGGVGIVTLEDVIETLLGMEIVDEADVVEDMRQLAKQVSAKRRKRLE
- a CDS encoding ABC transporter ATP-binding protein, producing the protein MMDEGRLAIDVHGLAKRFGEVRAVAGVDFGVREGELFGFLGPNGAGKTTTINMLTGLARPDAGTIRIAGIDCSKNPKAAQHLMGVVPDESNLYPELSGFANLCFCGSLYGMGKREREARARELLDRFGLADAAGRKFAGYSRGMKRKLTIAAGIIHAPAILFLDEPTTGIDVASARQIRQLIADLNAGATTIFLTTHYIEEAERLCGRIAFIVKGRIVRTDTVEDLMRQTEGRHVMQFTVPDGAARLCEAIVAEFPHLQCKATSDSAIRLESFSPVRVGPVVRFLEDHGAEVSEARKIRPSLEEVFVHITGIEAGAMKQEKEKTGADARRLRSEPITSARGPRA
- a CDS encoding DsrE family protein yields the protein MKLGMIITQTDPETVFNALRLALYSLEQGDQVRVFLSGKGVEIDRIQDSKFNVKDQAQKVLDAGGEFLACGACLKLRNSEGSEVCPLSTLKDQYELVRDSDKVITV
- a CDS encoding winged helix-turn-helix transcriptional regulator, whose protein sequence is MAALVKVLKALSSEPRLKIFRLLKDRSLCVNAITAKLKITQSAVSQHLRILKEAGLVEAEKHGYWIHYTVNRDALGRYAGSIAKLFDTAGE
- a CDS encoding GNAT family N-acetyltransferase is translated as MVQLVQRVGLQRVRPVGYHVGDLAWRMLRDPAFVAQENIILWERHDGAVVGLAMIYRFNAGYAVDLQVDPEMCGLERKMWLWTIGELQGRAKEGAQDTLLTSTYGLESSRVADLEALGFSRDVGVYVQMVRALGDPLPAPPLPEGFSIRRADGKDVNARVGRHQHTLNAAYTGEAYRRLRQFPLYSQELDLVAVAPGGELAGLALCWFDQKNRSAEIEPLAVLPAFRRKGIGRALIHECLCRLRERGAKWVMASTSDSNAAAKSLYANSGFSCMEREYDFSRPLWTSESGVSRRAIP
- a CDS encoding MBL fold metallo-hydrolase, producing the protein MEITDHIHAIRVPFSIPLPGGRWLERFTWIYVVLGDRVGIVDAGVAGSWARVGEFLARIGRRPDEVAVCAFTHAHPDHIGSAQSMRAATGCRFAAHAADQPWIEDVELQARRRPVPGFHELVEGGVPVDDVLDDGARIDLGAGQTLRVIHTPGHSPGHIALLHEAGRVLITGDALVESGSMPTYTDAADTVRSLQRLRRFVGVDLLLSSLDDAPITRDRIAERVNAATAYVGKVHRAVRASQAAAPDLDLTRRTADVIERLGLPPFAANPITALALASHLDAADDVFAV
- a CDS encoding GIY-YIG nuclease family protein — encoded protein: MAFWTYILQSESTGRFYCGSSDDVERRVRQHNDPEYHGSKTTKRFQGPWRLVWHQEHASRSEAMQQERRIKKRGIRRFLDDAER
- a CDS encoding ABC transporter substrate-binding protein, giving the protein MSRRYMVAAAVIVLVTVLVVVLALLNRGKQPEPGILKVGVVLPLTGPAADQGKDILSGIEMARDEINGSRKNDDPKVELIIEDSMASPKGGVSALEKLIQTERPPAVIGPIASSVMLAMIPVAEREKVVLLSPAASSPQISNAGRYIFRISLLAPPQARALAKFAKDELSAERAAVLYVNDDSGISYRDAFRDAFAAQGGTVVFEDSYEKTGTDFRTQLTKLKAANAEITFVPGIPQTVGLILKQARELGVDTQFLGNYGTEGESLLTLAGNAAEGFIYTSIPVSDEFVKSFDAKFGRHPTIGAPLGYDALQVVAHVAKAHGTSSEAIRKGLSELRDYDGATGLTTILPSGDAEKEVTLKAVSNGAFTGYRVGQQ